The window CCCTGCCCTGGCTGCTCACCCTGGGCGGCGGCGCCGGGCTGCTCGCGGCCCTGGCCCTGCTGGTGGAGAGGATCCGGGTGCTGGCCGACCCCGGGCACGTGCCCGCGTGCAGCCTCGACCCGGTGCTCTCCTGCGGCACCGTCATGGCCACCCCGCAGGCCGAGGTCCTCGGCGTGCCCAACCCGGTCATCGGCGTGGTCTGCTTCGCCGTGGTTACCACCGTGGGCGCGGCGCTGGCCGCCGGGGCGCGCCTGGACCGCTGGTTCTGGCTCGGACTCCAGGCGGGCGTGGTGTTCGGCGCCGTCTTCGTGCACTGGCTGATCTTCCAGAGCCTGTACCGCATCGGCGCGCTGTGCCCGTACTGCGTGGTCGTGTGGGCGGTGACGGTCCCGCTCTTCTGGTACGTCACCCTGCACAACGTGCGCTCCGCGCACCTGCCCGTGCCGGGATGGGCCGCCGGACCCCTGGACCTGCTGGCCCGCAACCACACCGTCGTGCTCACCGTCTGGGCGCTGGCGGTCGTCGGCGCGGTCGCCCAGGCGTTCTGGACCTACTGGTCCACGCTGCTGTGAGCCCGTCATCCCGGGCGGGCCGCCGCGCGCGTCGGCGGATCGGCGCCGACGCGCGTGGCGCAACCCGTGACGGAGCGTGCGCGAAACGTAGGTTGGGTCCATGCGCGTACTGGTCACGGGTGGTGCCGGGTTCATCGGATCGAGGGTCGCGGAGGAACTCCGCCTGGCCGGGCACGAGGCGGTCACCCTCGACGCCTACCTGCCCCAGGCCCACACCGGGAGGGACACCGAGCACAGAACCGTGGACGTCGTGGGCGACGTCCGGGACGGCGAGATCGTCGAACGCGCCCTGCGGGGCGTGGACGCGGTC is drawn from Nocardiopsis dassonvillei subsp. dassonvillei DSM 43111 and contains these coding sequences:
- a CDS encoding vitamin K epoxide reductase family protein — translated: MNTPTAPRRAAASPPGAATPVISRALPWLLTLGGGAGLLAALALLVERIRVLADPGHVPACSLDPVLSCGTVMATPQAEVLGVPNPVIGVVCFAVVTTVGAALAAGARLDRWFWLGLQAGVVFGAVFVHWLIFQSLYRIGALCPYCVVVWAVTVPLFWYVTLHNVRSAHLPVPGWAAGPLDLLARNHTVVLTVWALAVVGAVAQAFWTYWSTLL